One window of Nisaea sp. genomic DNA carries:
- a CDS encoding matrixin family metalloprotease produces MANVDSDLLGNLEGHSVGIEGQYTSDHGTDETRSIDLQRASQGGLTVLSSDLLGFTWTTTINYSFDTSSLGYSSLDSSYQTQFEAAMATWSNVADITFVETNAASADWVIAWEPDSDGSGGVLGTAYYIDVGLDGKMVSGRDSVTIFMDQADTEYFFTTAIHEAGHGLGLGHINHTSSIMSTYLNTSLSNITTYDIEVIQSLYGEVGSTIATATVGTSDADSLFGTSAADIISGDSGSDLISGAAGNDLIYGNKNTDYLVGGDGDDTIFGGQNNGPESGSPLALREGADTVIGGNGNDILYGNHGGDLIVGDSGADTIFGGQDSDTISGGAGYDDLYGNLGPDKFLYSASNEGWDYIHGYASEDAIQLSGGVTATSVSVDSFGDTVINLSSGTRIDLIGYSDSSSVTFEVI; encoded by the coding sequence CCACTCTGTCGGCATCGAAGGGCAATACACCTCGGATCATGGCACGGACGAGACGCGCTCGATCGACCTGCAGCGTGCCAGTCAGGGTGGACTAACCGTCCTCTCTTCCGATCTGCTCGGTTTCACCTGGACGACGACGATCAATTATTCGTTCGACACTTCGTCCCTCGGCTACAGCAGTCTGGATTCCAGCTATCAGACGCAGTTCGAAGCCGCGATGGCGACATGGTCGAATGTCGCCGATATCACGTTCGTCGAAACCAATGCCGCCTCAGCGGATTGGGTTATCGCCTGGGAGCCGGATTCAGATGGCTCCGGCGGCGTTCTTGGGACCGCCTATTACATAGATGTCGGGCTAGACGGCAAGATGGTATCGGGGAGGGACTCGGTCACCATCTTCATGGATCAGGCAGACACGGAGTATTTCTTCACGACCGCTATCCACGAGGCCGGGCACGGGCTGGGGCTCGGCCACATCAACCATACGTCCTCGATTATGTCGACCTACCTCAACACCTCGCTCTCAAATATCACCACCTACGATATTGAAGTTATCCAGTCACTCTATGGCGAAGTCGGGTCGACGATTGCCACGGCGACCGTCGGCACCAGTGATGCAGACAGTCTGTTCGGCACATCCGCAGCGGACATTATCAGTGGCGATAGCGGCAGCGACCTGATCTCGGGCGCCGCCGGCAACGATCTGATCTACGGCAACAAGAACACGGATTACCTCGTGGGCGGCGATGGAGACGACACCATTTTCGGAGGGCAGAACAACGGCCCCGAGAGTGGTTCTCCCCTGGCTCTACGCGAAGGAGCCGACACGGTTATCGGCGGCAACGGGAATGACATTCTTTACGGAAATCATGGCGGTGACCTGATCGTCGGGGACAGTGGCGCGGATACCATCTTCGGCGGGCAGGATTCAGATACGATCTCCGGCGGCGCAGGATACGACGATCTCTATGGCAATCTGGGGCCTGACAAATTCCTCTATTCCGCAAGCAATGAAGGCTGGGATTACATCCACGGTTACGCGTCAGAAGACGCCATCCAGCTCTCAGGCGGCGTCACGGCGACAAGTGTGTCCGTGGACAGTTTCGGCGATACCGTGATCAACCTCAGCAGCGGCACGCGGATCGATTTGATCGGATATTCCGACTCCAGCAGCGTCACTTTCGAGGTTATTTAG